In Paenibacillus durus, the DNA window CTAAATCCCTTTCTTTCTGATGCTGGGGTAAAGTCACATTTATCCATACATTACACACATGATTGCATTACTGGCAAAGAACCATTTTATTATACTATAAGCATGAAGCATCTGAATATTCAGTCCAAGCAGGATAAGGGCGAAAGGGTGGGGCGAATCAATGAGTATACAAGAGCTTAACGCGGCATTCATTGAAAAATACGGGACAAGCGGCCTGGAGGAGAAAGTGTTCTATGCGCCGGGCAGGGTCAATCTGATCGGAGAGCACCTCGATTATAACGGGGGATATGTTCTGCCAGCGGCGCTGGAATTCGGCACGACACTGATCGTACGGCCGCGAGCCGACAGTAAAGTAACGTTCGCTTCAACTAATTTTCCATATGAATTATCCATTGATTATACCGAAATCGGCAAGGAAAAGACCGGCGAATGGGTGGACTATCCGATTGGCGTAATGGTCGAGTTGAAGAAAAAAGGGCATCCCGTATCGCAGGGATACGACCTTCTCTTCCATGGAGATATCCCTAATGGCGCCGGGTTGTCGTCATCGGCTTCCATTGAGGTTGTTACGGCGTTCGCTTTCCTGACGCTGGAGGGCGGCGATACCGATACGGTGGAAATTGCGCTGCTGTCCCAGCGTGCGGAGAATCAATACGTCGGCGTAAACTCCGGCATCATGGATCAGTTCGCTGTCGCCAACGGCAGAGAGGATCATGCCATTCTGCTTATGTGCGATACGCTGGAATACGATCTGGTGCCTTTCATAACCGGTTCTTATAAGCTCGTTATCGGCAATA includes these proteins:
- a CDS encoding galactokinase; the protein is MSIQELNAAFIEKYGTSGLEEKVFYAPGRVNLIGEHLDYNGGYVLPAALEFGTTLIVRPRADSKVTFASTNFPYELSIDYTEIGKEKTGEWVDYPIGVMVELKKKGHPVSQGYDLLFHGDIPNGAGLSSSASIEVVTAFAFLTLEGGDTDTVEIALLSQRAENQYVGVNSGIMDQFAVANGREDHAILLMCDTLEYDLVPFITGSYKLVIGNTNKRRGLVDSKYNERRQQCDEALAALREEIPSLGFLAQLKPDEFEQHAGKIADETVRRRASHVVEENQRVLDSVQVLKNNDLKQFGQLMNDSHVSLRDLYEVSCTELDVMVEEAQRIPGTLGSRMTGAGFGGCTVSLVHEDDIERFIAEVGKAYKDRTGLTGEFYVCGIGNGVRELEGVK